From one Macellibacteroides fermentans genomic stretch:
- a CDS encoding ATP-dependent helicase, with protein sequence MEEYLSQLNESQLQAVTYSEGPSLVIAGAGSGKTRVLTYKIAYLLHQGFPPQSILALTFTNKAAREMKERIASIVGEQQARRLWMGTFHSIFSRILRSEASYLGYPSAFTIYDSADSKSLLKSIMKEMQLDDKVYRIGTVQSRISNAKNSLITVKAYEQSKELIEADQHSKMPLIAEIYKRYQARCKQAGAMDFDDLLLQTNILFRDFPEVLEKYRRFFRYILVDEYQDTNFAQHLIVQRLSELHQRICVVGDDAQSIYSFRGANIDNILQFKNVYPGCKIFKLERNYRSTQSIVNAANSLIHKNKEQIHKTVYSENSVGEKIRVISSYSDYEEGYVVAGKIAEMRMAGTHYTYSDFAILYRTNAQSRILEEALRKRNIPYKIYGGLSFYQRKEIKDIISYFRVIVNPHDEEALKRIINYPTRGIGETTVNKLIAAASDNEVSLWTVLQDPAAYKLPVNSGTANKLNAFRELLESFMLKNDQLSVEELAAVVVKETGIVGSLFQDRSVEGISKQENLQELIKGISEFAELKLEEGAESVKLADFLSEVSLLTDQDNDKNENANKVTMMTVHAAKGLEFKNVIVVGLEEDLFPSLMAKDSLRAIEEERRLFYVAITRAEENCLLTYAKSRFRNGQSSICSPSRFLKDIDAEFLDIPSVASTEDTFQSKRAEYQSAALSSFRNQTKAEDVFSSPVTAAAQQRVSHLTKINDAATSGGNVSALNSNLQPGCRVRHERFGEGEILQIEGTDANQKATVLFDNFGQKQLLLKFAKLTLV encoded by the coding sequence GTGGAAGAGTATCTAAGTCAATTAAACGAAAGTCAGCTTCAAGCGGTTACCTATTCCGAGGGACCTTCGCTTGTTATTGCAGGTGCCGGTTCAGGAAAAACGAGGGTGCTTACCTATAAAATCGCCTATCTGCTTCATCAGGGTTTTCCCCCTCAATCTATTCTGGCCCTTACATTTACAAATAAAGCTGCCCGTGAAATGAAGGAGCGTATCGCCTCTATTGTGGGTGAACAACAGGCTCGCCGACTGTGGATGGGCACGTTTCACTCCATATTTTCGCGTATTTTAAGAAGCGAAGCCTCTTATCTGGGGTATCCTTCTGCTTTTACCATCTATGATTCGGCCGATTCGAAGAGTCTGCTTAAATCTATCATGAAAGAGATGCAGCTGGACGATAAGGTATATCGGATCGGTACAGTTCAGAGCAGGATCTCAAATGCTAAGAATTCGTTGATTACGGTTAAGGCCTACGAACAAAGCAAGGAGCTGATTGAGGCCGATCAACATTCGAAGATGCCTTTGATTGCGGAGATTTACAAGCGATATCAGGCTCGTTGTAAACAGGCCGGAGCGATGGATTTTGATGATTTGTTGCTGCAGACCAATATTTTGTTTCGGGATTTTCCGGAGGTGTTGGAAAAATACAGACGATTCTTTCGGTATATTTTAGTGGATGAATATCAGGATACCAATTTTGCCCAGCATTTAATTGTACAGCGCTTAAGCGAACTACATCAGCGTATCTGTGTAGTTGGAGATGATGCGCAAAGTATCTATTCTTTCAGGGGTGCTAATATTGACAATATTCTTCAGTTTAAGAATGTGTATCCGGGATGCAAAATATTTAAGCTTGAACGGAATTATCGCTCTACGCAATCTATTGTAAATGCGGCCAATAGCTTAATCCATAAAAATAAAGAGCAGATTCATAAAACGGTTTATTCTGAAAATAGCGTAGGAGAGAAGATTCGTGTAATCTCTTCGTATTCGGATTATGAAGAGGGATATGTGGTGGCTGGAAAGATTGCCGAGATGCGTATGGCTGGAACGCACTATACCTATTCTGACTTTGCCATTCTGTATCGGACGAATGCACAAAGCCGTATCCTGGAGGAGGCATTGCGTAAACGAAACATTCCGTATAAGATATACGGAGGCTTGTCTTTTTATCAGAGGAAGGAGATAAAGGATATTATTTCTTATTTCAGGGTGATTGTTAATCCGCACGATGAAGAGGCCCTGAAGCGTATTATAAATTATCCAACCAGAGGAATCGGTGAAACGACTGTAAATAAGTTGATTGCTGCTGCATCCGATAATGAAGTGAGTTTGTGGACTGTATTGCAGGATCCGGCTGCCTACAAGTTACCGGTCAACAGTGGTACAGCTAACAAACTGAACGCATTCAGGGAACTTCTTGAGAGTTTTATGCTTAAAAATGATCAACTTTCTGTAGAGGAGTTGGCTGCTGTTGTTGTAAAGGAAACGGGTATTGTGGGTTCTCTTTTTCAGGACCGCTCCGTGGAGGGGATCAGTAAACAGGAGAACTTACAGGAGTTGATTAAAGGTATTTCGGAGTTTGCCGAACTAAAATTGGAAGAGGGGGCCGAATCGGTTAAGCTGGCCGATTTCCTGTCGGAGGTTTCACTGCTGACTGATCAGGATAACGACAAAAATGAAAATGCCAACAAGGTGACGATGATGACTGTTCATGCGGCTAAAGGGTTGGAGTTTAAAAATGTAATCGTAGTTGGACTGGAAGAGGATCTTTTCCCTTCGCTTATGGCTAAGGATAGTCTTCGGGCTATCGAGGAGGAACGTCGCCTGTTTTATGTAGCTATTACCCGCGCCGAAGAAAATTGTCTGCTCACGTATGCCAAAAGCCGTTTCCGTAACGGACAGAGTTCTATTTGTTCGCCCAGCAGGTTTCTGAAAGATATTGATGCCGAATTTTTGGATATTCCGTCAGTTGCTTCAACTGAAGATACTTTCCAATCAAAACGAGCTGAGTATCAGTCGGCAGCTCTATCCTCATTCCGTAATCAGACGAAAGCAGAGGATGTATTCAGTTCGCCTGTTACAGCTGCTGCACAACAACGTGTTTCACACCTTACTAAAATAAATGATGCGGCTACTTCCGGCGGGAATGTTTCGGCATTGAATAGTAATTTACAACCGGGCTGCAGGGTGCGTCACGAGCGATTTGGTGAGGGTGAAATTCTTCAGATTGAAGGGACAGATGCCAATCAGAAAGCAACCGTTTTATTTGATAACTTCGGACAAAAACAGTTGCTTCTTAAGTTTGCAAAACTTACACTTGTTTAG
- a CDS encoding DUF2971 domain-containing protein, translated as MELYHYTTLESFFKMLSGAGESGFLGMELSNYMYSKDASGEPYGLSILRKAIGMYELNHQIPAESSKVEVPFFRNDRRMLVGPEQEMYIYPLTECQDSMPWWKTAGKSAVQVAIGLDYKALVEYCMNNNKFLLKCKYDDAAVMDVFVKQFESEYDTFDFDEEHSRFSVRTKFFSMMYNACLELKDPTLSDEKEWRIASFVSPQEADYVFKNGLIEPIEILKLPSSVLKSICIRTNEHFELIISGILGLLEKEGFDPELIEIRKSALQ; from the coding sequence ATGGAATTATATCATTATACGACATTGGAGTCTTTTTTTAAAATGCTTAGCGGAGCTGGAGAAAGCGGCTTTCTAGGCATGGAGCTATCCAATTATATGTATTCTAAGGATGCATCCGGAGAACCTTATGGCTTATCTATATTGAGGAAGGCGATAGGAATGTATGAGTTAAATCATCAAATTCCCGCTGAATCAAGCAAGGTGGAGGTTCCTTTTTTTAGAAATGACCGCAGGATGTTGGTCGGCCCCGAACAAGAGATGTATATCTATCCGCTTACCGAGTGTCAGGATTCAATGCCTTGGTGGAAAACAGCCGGGAAAAGTGCCGTACAGGTGGCTATAGGATTGGATTATAAAGCCTTAGTGGAATACTGTATGAATAATAATAAATTTCTGCTTAAGTGTAAATACGATGACGCGGCAGTGATGGATGTATTTGTCAAACAATTTGAAAGTGAATATGATACTTTCGATTTTGACGAGGAGCACAGCCGCTTCAGTGTGCGAACAAAATTTTTCTCAATGATGTACAATGCATGTCTTGAGCTGAAAGATCCGACTCTGTCGGATGAAAAGGAGTGGCGGATTGCATCCTTTGTCTCTCCGCAGGAGGCTGATTATGTGTTCAAAAATGGCTTAATAGAACCAATTGAAATATTGAAATTGCCATCTTCTGTGCTTAAAAGTATCTGTATCCGCACGAATGAGCACTTTGAATTGATCATTAGCGGAATACTTGGTCTTTTGGAAAAAGAGGGCTTTGATCCCGAATTGATAGAAATTCGTAAATCGGCTTTGCAATAA
- a CDS encoding SDR family NAD(P)-dependent oxidoreductase, with amino-acid sequence MKDKIIFITGATSGIGEGCARKFASEGANLILNGRNQDKLNELKVELEADFGIEVLLLPFDVRDRERAKVEIESLEGKWKSIDVLVNNAGLVIGFDKEFEGVLEEWDIVIDTNIKGLLNITRLVTPGMVQRGVGHIINIGSIAGDAAYPGGSVYCATKAAVKTLSDGLRQDLVDTPLRVTNIKPGLVETNFSVVRYRGDKEAADNFYKGIKPLSGSDVAESVYFAASAPAHVQVAEILVLATNQATSNVTYRAVR; translated from the coding sequence ATGAAGGATAAAATAATTTTCATTACCGGAGCTACAAGTGGCATTGGTGAGGGTTGTGCACGCAAGTTTGCTTCAGAGGGAGCAAACTTGATATTGAATGGTCGTAACCAGGATAAACTAAATGAGTTAAAGGTTGAGCTGGAAGCTGATTTTGGAATTGAGGTGTTGTTGTTACCTTTTGATGTGCGCGATCGGGAAAGAGCAAAAGTGGAGATCGAATCGTTGGAGGGAAAATGGAAGTCGATTGATGTTCTGGTAAACAATGCCGGACTTGTGATTGGTTTTGATAAGGAGTTTGAAGGTGTATTGGAAGAGTGGGATATCGTGATTGATACCAACATAAAAGGATTGCTGAATATAACAAGGCTGGTCACCCCCGGTATGGTTCAACGGGGTGTGGGGCATATTATAAATATCGGTTCCATTGCCGGTGATGCGGCTTATCCGGGGGGAAGTGTCTACTGTGCAACTAAAGCTGCGGTTAAGACTTTGTCCGATGGCCTTAGACAGGATTTAGTCGATACTCCTTTGCGGGTTACGAATATTAAGCCCGGATTGGTTGAGACAAACTTTTCGGTGGTACGTTACAGAGGTGATAAGGAGGCGGCAGATAATTTCTATAAAGGGATTAAACCTTTATCAGGAAGTGATGTTGCCGAATCTGTTTATTTTGCGGCTTCGGCGCCTGCTCATGTTCAGGTGGCAGAAATATTGGTTCTTGCAACAAATCAGGCTACTTCAAATGTAACTTACAGAGCTGTTCGATAG
- a CDS encoding IS4 family transposase — MNKEKYVFAQLISFLNEDKFRRIVNKFQGNRYIKHFTCWNQLLSLMFGQLSNRESLRDLIIALDAHHSKCYHLGIGRNVSRSSLSRANQDRDYHIFEEYAYYLINEARQKRATEIFKLGGNIYAFDSTTIDLCLAVFWWAKFRKKKGGIKVHTLYDVETQIPAFIHITEAAVHDSKTMKEIPYESGSYYIFDRAYNNFKMLYKVHQIDAFFVVRAKKNLQYKSIKWKRRLPKNVLSDVTIELIGFYPKQYYPEQFRLVRYWDEEQKREFVFLTNAMHISALQVAELYKNRWQVELFFKWLKQHLKIKKFWGTTENAVRVQIYSAICTYCLVAIVQHDMQLDRSTYEVLQILSISLTDKTLLRDLFDKTKFQNDKERFGPNGPNLFNYK, encoded by the coding sequence ATGAATAAAGAGAAATATGTGTTTGCCCAGTTGATCTCATTTCTGAATGAAGATAAATTCCGACGTATTGTCAACAAGTTCCAAGGGAATCGTTACATCAAGCATTTCACTTGCTGGAATCAACTACTTTCTTTGATGTTCGGGCAACTCTCCAATCGTGAAAGTTTGAGAGATTTGATTATCGCTCTTGATGCCCATCACTCTAAATGTTATCATTTAGGAATAGGAAGGAATGTATCAAGATCATCTCTGTCAAGAGCCAATCAAGATAGAGACTATCACATCTTTGAAGAGTATGCCTACTACCTGATAAACGAAGCAAGACAAAAGCGAGCCACGGAAATCTTTAAACTTGGAGGGAACATCTATGCCTTCGATTCGACAACCATTGATTTGTGCCTGGCCGTATTCTGGTGGGCAAAATTCCGCAAGAAAAAAGGTGGTATCAAAGTACATACACTATACGATGTGGAAACACAGATACCTGCATTCATTCATATCACTGAAGCGGCAGTACACGATTCAAAGACAATGAAAGAAATCCCTTATGAATCTGGTTCTTACTACATCTTTGACCGGGCTTATAACAATTTTAAGATGTTGTATAAGGTTCATCAGATTGACGCATTCTTCGTTGTCAGGGCAAAGAAAAACCTGCAATACAAATCCATCAAATGGAAACGCAGACTCCCCAAGAATGTACTTTCAGATGTGACAATCGAATTGATTGGTTTTTATCCCAAGCAATACTATCCCGAGCAGTTCCGGCTTGTAAGATACTGGGATGAAGAACAAAAACGAGAGTTTGTATTTCTAACCAATGCGATGCACATTTCTGCTCTTCAGGTGGCTGAACTTTACAAGAACCGCTGGCAAGTAGAGTTGTTCTTCAAATGGCTGAAGCAGCACCTCAAAATCAAGAAGTTTTGGGGTACTACCGAAAACGCTGTCCGGGTTCAAATCTATTCAGCCATATGTACATACTGCCTGGTGGCAATCGTTCAACACGATATGCAACTGGATAGAAGTACATACGAAGTTCTTCAAATATTAAGCATTTCATTGACTGATAAAACTCTTCTTCGAGACCTCTTTGATAAAACTAAATTTCAAAATGACAAAGAACGATTTGGACCAAATGGGCCAAATTTATTTAATTATAAATAA
- a CDS encoding nuclear transport factor 2 family protein has product MKTKWLLFLLLIPLFACTTQSTSPLSKAEKDKIQGEVKAAANEIRKACDEVNADALTGAILDSPDFLYMMNGNVITHKEFVENVKPIFAEMKSQKITILDEQFAFPDNTSVLYVANYTDTVHYKDGRVTLDESGIWTMLFKNTDKGWKMAYGSETFITRPLLDKSTGGLNQMELVKQFAGTWKDDMGKDTSFVWSSNGEFKDNVLLFDLKMMVKGKLISEGKSSVVYDKRSGKFIETEHIKGSDPVVYAWWFTANNMINSVMIHDIATPDKAAMNATLEFSKDGTAKQVFYKSEKEVWSVNYTRQK; this is encoded by the coding sequence ATGAAAACTAAATGGCTGTTATTCTTATTGCTTATTCCTTTATTTGCTTGTACCACACAATCAACTTCTCCATTATCTAAAGCCGAAAAAGATAAAATTCAGGGTGAAGTAAAAGCGGCCGCCAACGAGATTCGTAAAGCCTGTGATGAAGTTAATGCGGATGCGCTGACCGGAGCTATACTTGATTCGCCCGATTTTCTCTATATGATGAATGGAAATGTGATTACTCATAAGGAGTTTGTTGAAAATGTGAAACCTATTTTTGCCGAGATGAAGAGTCAGAAAATAACAATTCTGGATGAACAGTTTGCATTTCCTGATAATACCAGTGTGCTGTATGTGGCTAATTACACGGATACGGTACACTATAAAGACGGACGCGTAACTTTGGATGAATCGGGTATATGGACTATGTTGTTTAAGAATACGGATAAGGGGTGGAAGATGGCATATGGTTCGGAAACCTTTATTACAAGACCGTTGCTTGATAAGTCGACTGGAGGTTTGAACCAAATGGAACTTGTTAAACAATTTGCCGGAACATGGAAAGATGATATGGGCAAAGATACCTCTTTTGTCTGGTCTAGTAATGGCGAGTTCAAAGATAATGTCTTACTTTTCGACCTTAAAATGATGGTAAAGGGGAAACTTATATCCGAAGGAAAGTCTTCGGTGGTATATGATAAAAGAAGTGGTAAATTTATTGAAACAGAACATATTAAAGGGTCGGATCCTGTTGTATATGCTTGGTGGTTTACTGCAAATAATATGATTAATTCTGTTATGATACATGATATTGCAACTCCGGATAAAGCAGCAATGAATGCGACGCTGGAATTTAGTAAAGACGGTACGGCAAAACAAGTCTTTTACAAGAGTGAGAAGGAGGTTTGGTCGGTTAATTATACCCGCCAGAAATAG
- a CDS encoding pyridoxamine 5'-phosphate oxidase family protein — translation MIRKTLFILISGLLLTACNTPEKEKQETTDNAPETKIATTDAITGASSEPAIILNISKEEGLTKVSEFLKDCHPYYLATVENNIPAVRPIGIALNYDGKLWFHIGEQKASFRQIKNNPHIEIASLNSKGQCMRIFGKAVIMENDSVDKIVFEKYPNLKEMYNTEHKQKLGHFYISEGVANLPTDSGTVKIKF, via the coding sequence ATGATCAGAAAAACTTTGTTTATCCTAATTTCAGGCCTGCTTTTAACTGCCTGCAACACTCCGGAAAAAGAAAAACAGGAAACCACAGACAACGCACCGGAGACTAAAATTGCAACAACCGATGCTATTACCGGAGCAAGCAGTGAACCGGCAATCATTTTAAATATTTCGAAAGAGGAAGGACTAACGAAGGTTTCCGAGTTCCTGAAAGATTGTCACCCCTATTATCTGGCCACGGTAGAAAATAACATTCCGGCAGTACGGCCCATCGGCATAGCACTCAATTACGATGGCAAGCTCTGGTTCCATATAGGAGAACAAAAAGCATCGTTCAGACAAATAAAGAACAATCCCCATATCGAAATAGCCTCTCTCAACTCAAAAGGACAATGCATGAGGATATTCGGAAAAGCTGTAATCATGGAAAATGATTCAGTGGATAAAATCGTTTTTGAAAAATATCCCAATCTCAAAGAAATGTACAATACCGAGCATAAACAAAAGCTGGGGCACTTTTACATCAGCGAAGGCGTAGCCAATCTCCCAACAGATTCTGGAACCGTAAAAATAAAATTCTGA
- a CDS encoding response regulator transcription factor translates to MDIVSQLSEELLKQSFSDELKQQERLNDCKQIAFNYSKVENSIAVLSDLKSNVSFIYYGGIAEQLGMAKRGDMHTVGSIWEEAILTRIHPDDLKQKHVQELRFFNFLKSIPKARRSDYYLVSIIRMRDADDIYVQVLHRMFYVASYSNGSIWLALCLYNLFAGTNPRNVIVDSLSGQQTDLVTHNCNDLLTGREKEILKLIDKGKMSKDIASLLSISVKTVSRHRQNILEKLQVNNSIEACRIAKELSLI, encoded by the coding sequence ATGGATATTGTGAGTCAACTGAGCGAAGAGTTGCTGAAGCAGTCATTCTCTGATGAATTAAAACAGCAGGAACGGCTGAATGACTGTAAACAGATCGCTTTCAATTATTCTAAAGTAGAAAATTCCATTGCAGTGTTAAGCGATTTGAAGTCAAATGTAAGCTTCATTTATTATGGAGGTATAGCAGAACAGCTGGGCATGGCCAAACGAGGGGATATGCATACTGTTGGATCTATCTGGGAGGAGGCAATATTAACCCGTATCCACCCTGATGATTTGAAGCAAAAGCATGTACAGGAGCTTCGGTTTTTTAATTTCCTTAAAAGTATACCAAAAGCCCGTCGATCGGATTATTATCTGGTAAGTATTATACGGATGCGTGATGCCGATGATATTTATGTTCAGGTATTACATCGTATGTTTTATGTTGCCAGCTATTCGAACGGAAGTATATGGCTGGCTTTGTGCCTTTATAATTTATTTGCAGGAACCAATCCCCGGAACGTTATTGTAGATTCATTGTCGGGACAACAAACCGACCTTGTAACCCATAATTGTAACGACCTTTTAACCGGGAGGGAGAAGGAGATTTTAAAGCTGATTGATAAGGGGAAGATGAGTAAAGATATTGCCTCTTTATTATCGATAAGTGTGAAAACGGTAAGCCGGCACCGACAGAATATATTGGAAAAACTTCAGGTAAATAATTCGATCGAAGCCTGTCGTATCGCTAAAGAGCTTAGTCTGATTTAA
- a CDS encoding DUF1349 domain-containing protein: MKKKKAFVALLIAIAVQSGFAQSLEKMQWFNEPQKWEIKDKTLSMFVTPQSDYWRISHYGFTVDDAPFYYSTYGGEFEVKVKITGNYKERFDQAGLMLRIDHENYIKAGIEYVDGKYNLSTVVTHKTSDWSVISLEKSIPYIWIKAVRRLDAVEVFYSFDDKTYTMMRNAWLQDNTPVMVGLMAACPDGNGFDVKFEHFSVKHLADMRRLEWLKNNSGK; this comes from the coding sequence ATGAAAAAGAAAAAAGCTTTCGTGGCCCTATTAATAGCAATAGCTGTACAATCAGGATTTGCTCAGTCGTTAGAAAAGATGCAATGGTTCAACGAACCGCAAAAATGGGAAATTAAGGACAAAACTTTATCCATGTTTGTAACTCCTCAAAGCGATTACTGGAGAATTTCACACTACGGATTTACTGTAGACGATGCCCCCTTTTACTACAGTACATACGGTGGAGAATTTGAAGTGAAGGTGAAAATTACAGGCAATTACAAAGAACGCTTTGATCAAGCAGGATTAATGCTTCGTATTGATCATGAAAACTACATCAAAGCAGGGATTGAATACGTAGACGGCAAGTATAACCTAAGCACCGTGGTGACACATAAAACCAGCGACTGGAGTGTTATTTCACTAGAAAAATCCATCCCGTATATTTGGATAAAAGCTGTAAGGCGACTGGATGCCGTAGAAGTTTTTTATTCGTTTGACGACAAAACCTATACAATGATGCGCAATGCATGGCTGCAAGACAATACGCCGGTAATGGTAGGATTAATGGCTGCCTGTCCGGATGGAAATGGTTTTGATGTAAAATTTGAACATTTCTCCGTAAAACATTTAGCAGATATGCGCAGACTGGAATGGCTGAAGAATAATAGCGGTAAATAA
- a CDS encoding type I restriction endonuclease subunit R yields MTTQPEQVLENNLVTQLQLLGYTYVPIKDERDLLGNLKLQLEKHNGIVFTELEFQRVLNILSKGSVFDKAVTLREKQHIVRDNGEDLYFDFLNQENWCQNLFQVTNQVTMEGKYKNRYDVTLLINGLPLVQIELKRRGIELKEAFNQTNRYHRHSYGASLALFQFIQIFVISNGVNTKYYANNKSQSFKQTFFWSDPNNKLITQLDKFTFSFLDTCHVSKMICKYIVLNQTYKVLMVLRPYQYYAVEALIDRVKNSTKNGYVWHTTGSGKTLTSFKASQIIMNMPEVKKVVFVVDRRDLDYQTSKEFNGFSKGSVDSTESTDILVRQLEDNTKLIVTTIQKLNTAISKKRHEYRLKSVKSERIIFIFDECHRSQFGETHKRIENYFEDTQFFGFTGTPIFADNAVKNEHGKRTTHELFGECLHKYVITDAIKDENVLKFSVEYVGRYQNKDGSRTNIDIEVEDIDREELMRSPARLGKIADYIVANHDRKTHSREFTAMFCVSSVDVLIQYYELFKSKKKAGEHNLRIATIFSYAANEADRDADGFLPEEVSVVEEAKALYGLNVHSREKLDEFIEDYNGMFQTNFSTRDSVSFYNYYNDISKRVKAREIDILLVVNMFLTGFDSKPLNTLYVDKNLKFHGLIQAYSRTNRVLNEQKSQGNIVVFRNLKQATDDAITLFSNKDAREVILMEPYEDYVKRFEAAYEHLQQVTPTVDSVNDLRSEEEDLEFVKAFREVMRVKNVLTTFSDFCFEDLPMDEQLFDDYKSKYLDLHDKVKSDSQKEKVSILDDVDFELELIHKDEINVVYILKLLANLKDNPDKERRHAEIVKLIAGETQLRSKRELIEKFIRENLPAIEDSDAIPDAFERFWTEEQQQAFMKLCSDENLLFDKVEKIISDYIFTQREPLRDEILKLRNDGNPPVKERKLVSERILSKIKGFFDTFISGMGVE; encoded by the coding sequence ATGACTACTCAACCGGAACAAGTGTTGGAAAATAATTTGGTGACTCAGCTTCAGCTGTTGGGTTATACGTATGTGCCTATCAAAGATGAAAGGGATTTATTGGGCAATTTGAAATTGCAGTTGGAAAAGCACAACGGAATTGTATTTACCGAGTTGGAGTTTCAGCGGGTACTGAATATCTTAAGTAAGGGTTCTGTATTCGACAAGGCAGTTACTCTGCGTGAGAAACAGCATATTGTACGGGATAATGGGGAGGATTTGTATTTCGATTTCTTGAATCAGGAGAATTGGTGTCAGAACTTGTTCCAGGTTACCAACCAGGTTACTATGGAGGGGAAATATAAAAACCGGTACGATGTTACTTTGCTGATTAATGGGCTGCCATTGGTACAGATAGAACTGAAACGCAGGGGGATTGAACTGAAGGAGGCTTTTAATCAGACCAATCGCTACCATCGTCATTCTTACGGGGCTTCGTTGGCTCTGTTTCAGTTTATTCAGATTTTTGTTATCTCCAACGGTGTGAATACAAAGTATTATGCCAACAATAAATCACAATCGTTTAAGCAGACGTTCTTTTGGAGTGACCCCAATAATAAGCTGATTACGCAGCTCGACAAGTTTACATTTTCATTTCTGGATACCTGCCATGTGTCTAAAATGATTTGTAAGTATATTGTATTAAATCAGACGTATAAGGTGCTGATGGTGTTAAGGCCTTATCAGTATTATGCGGTGGAGGCTTTGATAGATAGGGTTAAAAACTCTACAAAGAATGGGTATGTCTGGCATACTACGGGTTCGGGTAAGACGCTTACCTCCTTTAAGGCGAGTCAGATTATAATGAATATGCCGGAAGTGAAGAAGGTGGTATTCGTGGTGGATCGCAGGGATTTGGATTACCAGACTTCCAAGGAGTTTAATGGTTTCAGCAAGGGGAGTGTCGATAGTACCGAGAGCACGGATATTTTGGTTCGCCAGCTTGAAGATAATACCAAACTTATTGTTACCACCATTCAGAAATTGAATACGGCTATCAGCAAGAAGCGCCACGAATATCGGCTGAAGTCGGTCAAGAGTGAACGGATTATTTTCATTTTTGACGAGTGTCACCGGAGCCAGTTTGGTGAGACGCACAAGCGGATTGAGAATTATTTTGAGGATACGCAGTTCTTTGGCTTTACTGGTACCCCCATTTTTGCGGATAATGCCGTTAAAAATGAGCATGGCAAGCGTACAACGCATGAATTGTTTGGCGAGTGCTTACATAAATACGTGATTACGGATGCCATAAAGGATGAGAATGTGCTGAAGTTTTCGGTGGAGTATGTAGGGCGTTACCAAAATAAGGATGGGAGCAGGACTAATATTGATATTGAGGTTGAAGATATTGACAGAGAGGAGTTGATGCGGTCGCCGGCTCGACTTGGCAAGATTGCGGACTATATTGTGGCCAACCACGACCGTAAAACGCACAGCAGGGAATTTACGGCTATGTTTTGCGTGAGCAGCGTGGATGTGCTTATCCAGTATTATGAATTGTTTAAGTCAAAAAAGAAGGCGGGAGAGCATAATCTGCGTATTGCTACGATATTTAGTTATGCGGCTAATGAAGCCGACCGTGATGCTGACGGGTTTCTACCCGAGGAGGTTTCTGTTGTGGAGGAGGCAAAGGCTTTGTATGGATTGAATGTGCATAGCCGCGAGAAATTGGACGAGTTTATTGAAGATTATAACGGCATGTTCCAAACTAATTTTTCTACCCGGGATAGTGTGTCGTTTTATAATTACTATAATGATATTTCAAAGCGTGTAAAGGCTCGTGAGATTGATATTCTGTTGGTTGTTAATATGTTTCTAACAGGTTTCGATAGCAAGCCGCTTAATACGTTGTATGTGGACAAGAACTTGAAGTTCCATGGTTTGATTCAGGCTTATTCGCGTACCAACCGTGTGCTGAACGAACAGAAGTCGCAGGGCAATATAGTGGTGTTCCGTAACTTGAAACAGGCTACAGATGATGCGATTACTTTGTTCAGCAACAAGGATGCGAGGGAAGTGATCTTAATGGAGCCTTATGAGGATTATGTAAAGCGGTTTGAAGCTGCTTACGAGCATTTGCAGCAGGTTACTCCTACGGTTGATAGTGTGAATGATTTGCGGAGTGAAGAGGAGGATCTGGAGTTTGTTAAGGCGTTCCGCGAAGTGATGCGGGTGAAGAATGTGCTGACTACTTTCTCTGATTTCTGCTTTGAGGATCTGCCCATGGATGAGCAGCTTTTTGATGATTACAAAAGTAAGTACCTCGATTTGCATGATAAGGTTAAGTCTGATTCGCAAAAGGAGAAGGTTTCTATTCTGGATGATGTGGATTTTGAGTTGGAACTAATTCATAAAGATGAAATCAATGTGGTTTACATCTTGAAGTTATTGGCCAATTTAAAGGACAATCCCGACAAGGAGAGGCGCCATGCGGAGATTGTTAAACTGATTGCGGGTGAGACGCAGCTCCGGAGCAAACGTGAACTGATTGAGAAGTTTATTCGTGAGAATTTGCCTGCTATTGAGGATTCGGATGCCATCCCGGATGCTTTCGAGCGTTTTTGGACAGAAGAACAACAGCAGGCTTTCATGAAGTTGTGCTCCGATGAAAACCTGCTGTTTGATAAAGTTGAAAAAATCATTTCCGATTACATATTCACTCAGCGTGAACCGCTAAGGGATGAAATCCTGAAGTTACGCAATGATGGAAATCCACCCGTTAAAGAGCGCAAATTGGTAAGCGAACGCATCCTAAGTAAAATTAAAGGTTTCTTTGATACCTTTATTTCCGGAATGGGGGTGGAGTAA